From the Streptomyces sp. Tu 2975 genome, one window contains:
- a CDS encoding M23 family metallopeptidase — MSVRKMLVIVYRSGWVAFFALILLDLFAGLPFDRLWVWSPALLSLAILVGASVRARRVRRDDAREAVEVGVPVRGRWSALNSPADRTPSHGTHGYGQTYAIDLVAEPAEGARPGFKVLWPVVRRNKDFPAFGEPLFAVADATVVHTEDRQRDHLSRNSLLAVLYLMIVEASLRDIGGIRKIFGNHVVLDLGDGVFAAYAHLQRGSLAVRPGDRVRAGQPIGRCGNSGNSSEPHLHFQLMDGPDADTALGVPFRWRGLEIPGNGQTFTAGDPVTGALPTP; from the coding sequence ATGTCCGTACGGAAAATGCTCGTGATCGTCTACCGGTCGGGATGGGTGGCGTTCTTCGCGCTCATCCTTCTCGACCTGTTCGCCGGCCTGCCGTTCGACCGGCTGTGGGTCTGGTCGCCCGCGCTGCTGTCCCTCGCGATACTCGTGGGCGCTTCCGTCCGTGCCCGACGGGTCCGGCGGGACGATGCGCGTGAGGCCGTCGAGGTCGGCGTCCCGGTGCGCGGCCGCTGGTCCGCGCTGAACAGCCCGGCCGACCGCACGCCCAGCCACGGCACCCATGGCTACGGGCAGACCTACGCCATCGACCTCGTGGCCGAGCCCGCCGAGGGCGCCCGGCCTGGATTCAAGGTCTTGTGGCCGGTCGTCCGCCGGAACAAGGACTTCCCGGCCTTCGGGGAGCCGCTGTTCGCCGTCGCCGACGCCACCGTCGTCCACACAGAGGACCGTCAGCGCGACCATCTCAGCCGCAACTCGCTGCTCGCGGTCCTCTACCTGATGATCGTCGAGGCGTCGCTCCGGGACATCGGCGGAATCCGCAAGATCTTCGGGAACCATGTCGTTCTGGATCTCGGCGACGGGGTGTTCGCCGCGTACGCGCACCTTCAGCGCGGTTCCCTCGCGGTCCGGCCAGGTGACCGGGTCCGGGCGGGGCAGCCGATCGGCCGGTGCGGCAACTCCGGCAACTCCTCGGAACCGCACCTCCACTTCCAGCTGATGGACGGCCCGGACGCGGACACCGCGCTCGGCGTCCCGTTCCGCTGGCGCGGCCTCGAAATCCCAGGGAACGGGCAGACGTTCACTGCCGGGGACCCGGTGACCGGTGCCCTGCCCACCCCTTAG
- a CDS encoding maleylpyruvate isomerase family mycothiol-dependent enzyme produces the protein MPPARKRLRSYDPAVTRAAVLAQFGHVRQAVDGLTDDQFSSPTRLGDWTVRELAAHIAMVAGLVTRYLRLPEPDKQDLALLDWPFATVTAAGQVDEDTRAFAEGGAVTELFDRTAAGLEELLPTADPERLVPMRFGGMRLGDFLVTRTVELIVHTDDLNDATGLDVPYDRRALAACTRLLADALAVKAPGASTEVRVPPFAVVQCVEGPRHTRGTPPNVVETDPLTWIRLATGRTAWREALDSVKVAASGERADLGTLLPILG, from the coding sequence ATGCCACCGGCCAGGAAGCGTCTTCGCAGCTACGATCCCGCCGTCACCCGCGCCGCCGTGCTCGCCCAGTTCGGGCACGTGAGGCAGGCCGTGGACGGCCTCACCGACGATCAGTTCTCGTCGCCGACGCGGCTCGGGGACTGGACCGTGCGGGAGCTCGCCGCGCACATCGCCATGGTCGCCGGGCTCGTCACGCGCTATCTGCGACTGCCGGAGCCGGACAAGCAGGACCTGGCGCTGCTGGACTGGCCCTTCGCGACGGTGACGGCGGCGGGACAGGTCGACGAGGACACCAGGGCGTTCGCCGAGGGTGGTGCCGTCACGGAACTGTTCGACCGTACGGCCGCGGGCCTCGAGGAGCTGCTGCCGACCGCTGACCCGGAGCGTCTCGTGCCCATGCGGTTCGGCGGGATGCGGCTCGGGGACTTCCTCGTCACCCGCACCGTCGAGCTGATCGTCCACACCGACGACCTGAACGACGCGACCGGGCTGGACGTCCCCTACGACCGCCGGGCGCTCGCCGCCTGCACACGGCTGCTCGCGGACGCCCTCGCGGTGAAGGCACCGGGTGCGTCGACGGAGGTGCGGGTCCCGCCGTTCGCGGTGGTGCAGTGCGTCGAAGGCCCGCGGCACACCCGCGGCACGCCGCCCAATGTCGTCGAGACCGACCCGCTGACCTGGATCCGCCTGGCCACCGGCCGTACGGCATGGCGTGAGGCCCTCGACTCGGTGAAGGTCGCCGCGAGCGGCGAGCGCGCCGATCTCGGGACGCTGCTGCCGATCCTGGGCTGA
- a CDS encoding META domain-containing protein, which yields MRNQLSISVTALAVLALAACGTESGAGSGDRGDGGGTVQPDVPVTGVHWSVDSVTVDGRRTEAPADAHVEITDKGRAQGNYGCNRFGADVKVEGDTITVGPGEMTEMACEEKIQGFEDTLRAAFSGKLKAKLDDGRLTLTTEKGDSIALTSEPSSPLVGTKWSVNSLVSGQTAASLPAGTENKAHLTFAKDGSVSGALGCNRFTSTAKISGDSITFGRLASTRKLCEGPVMDVERQLVKILDGTVKYELRHRALTLTAPDGEGLAAVASDTSREK from the coding sequence ATGCGCAATCAGCTGAGCATTTCTGTGACCGCACTGGCCGTCCTCGCGCTCGCCGCCTGCGGCACGGAGTCGGGCGCCGGCTCCGGTGACCGCGGCGACGGAGGAGGAACGGTGCAGCCCGATGTTCCCGTGACCGGTGTCCACTGGTCCGTCGACAGCGTCACGGTCGACGGGCGCAGGACCGAGGCCCCCGCCGACGCCCACGTCGAGATCACCGACAAGGGGCGGGCCCAGGGCAACTACGGCTGCAACCGCTTCGGCGCCGACGTGAAGGTCGAGGGTGACACCATCACGGTGGGGCCCGGAGAGATGACCGAGATGGCGTGCGAGGAGAAGATCCAGGGCTTCGAGGACACCCTGCGCGCCGCCTTCTCCGGGAAGCTCAAGGCGAAGCTCGACGACGGCAGGCTGACCTTGACGACGGAGAAGGGCGACTCCATCGCTCTCACCTCGGAGCCCTCCTCCCCGCTGGTGGGCACCAAGTGGTCCGTGAACAGCCTGGTGTCCGGACAGACGGCGGCGTCCCTGCCGGCAGGCACGGAGAACAAGGCGCATCTGACCTTCGCCAAGGACGGCTCCGTGAGCGGCGCCCTGGGCTGCAACCGTTTCACGAGCACGGCGAAGATCTCCGGCGACTCGATCACCTTCGGCCGCCTCGCCTCCACCCGGAAGCTGTGCGAAGGCCCGGTGATGGACGTGGAGCGCCAGCTGGTCAAGATCCTCGACGGGACGGTGAAGTACGAGCTGCGGCACCGGGCGCTGACGCTTACCGCCCCGGACGGCGAAGGCCTCGCGGCCGTCGCCTCGGACACCTCCCGCGAGAAATGA
- the purF gene encoding amidophosphoribosyltransferase, whose product MPRGDGRLNHDLLPGEKGPQDACGVFGVWAPGEEVAKLTYFGLYALQHRGQESAGIAVSNGSQILVFKDMGLVSQVFDETSLGSLTGHIAVGHARYSTTGASVWENAQPTFRATAHGSIALGHNGNLVNTAQLAEMVAELPKENGRATQVAATNDTDLITALLAGQVDDDGKPLTIEEAAAKVLPEVRGAFSLVFMDEGTLYAARDPQGIRPLVLGRLDRGWVVASETAALDICGASFVREIELGELIAIDENGLRSSRFAEAKPKGCVFEYVYLARPDTDIAGRNVYLSRVEMGRKLAKEAPVDADLVIATPESGTPAAIGYAEASGIPYGSGLVKNAYVGRTFIQPSQTIRQLGIRLKLNPLKEVIRGKRLVVVDDSIVRGNTQRALVKMLREAGAAEVHIRISSPPVKWPCFFGIDFATRAELIANGMTIDEIGTSLGADSLSYISIDGMIEATTIAKPNLCRACFDGEYPMELPDPELLGKQLLETELAGGSDAADALRRP is encoded by the coding sequence GTGCCACGTGGTGACGGACGACTCAACCACGACCTGCTCCCCGGTGAGAAGGGCCCCCAGGACGCTTGCGGCGTCTTCGGTGTCTGGGCTCCGGGAGAAGAGGTCGCGAAGCTCACTTACTTCGGGCTCTACGCCCTCCAACATCGAGGCCAGGAATCCGCGGGAATCGCGGTGAGCAACGGCTCCCAGATCCTCGTCTTCAAGGACATGGGCCTGGTTTCCCAGGTCTTCGACGAAACCTCCCTCGGCTCCCTCACAGGTCATATCGCGGTCGGTCACGCCCGCTACTCGACCACGGGCGCCTCGGTGTGGGAGAACGCGCAGCCGACCTTCCGGGCCACCGCCCACGGCTCGATCGCGCTCGGCCACAACGGAAACCTGGTCAACACCGCCCAGCTCGCCGAGATGGTCGCCGAGCTCCCCAAGGAGAACGGCCGCGCCACCCAGGTCGCCGCGACCAACGACACCGATCTGATCACCGCGCTGCTCGCCGGCCAGGTGGACGACGACGGCAAGCCGTTGACGATCGAGGAGGCGGCCGCCAAGGTCCTCCCCGAGGTCCGGGGCGCCTTCTCGCTCGTCTTCATGGACGAGGGCACCCTCTACGCGGCCCGCGACCCGCAGGGCATCCGCCCGCTGGTCCTCGGCCGCCTCGACCGCGGCTGGGTCGTCGCCTCCGAGACCGCCGCCCTGGACATCTGCGGCGCCAGCTTCGTCCGCGAGATCGAGCTCGGTGAGCTCATCGCCATCGACGAGAACGGCCTCCGCAGCTCGCGCTTCGCAGAAGCGAAGCCCAAGGGGTGTGTCTTCGAGTACGTCTACCTGGCCCGCCCCGACACGGACATCGCCGGCCGGAACGTCTACCTCTCCCGCGTGGAGATGGGCAGGAAACTGGCCAAGGAAGCCCCGGTCGACGCCGACCTGGTCATAGCGACGCCGGAGTCCGGCACGCCCGCGGCCATCGGCTACGCAGAGGCCAGCGGTATCCCGTACGGCTCCGGCCTGGTGAAGAACGCCTATGTCGGCCGCACCTTCATCCAGCCCTCGCAGACCATCCGCCAGCTGGGCATCCGCCTCAAGCTGAACCCGCTCAAGGAAGTCATCCGAGGGAAGCGGCTGGTCGTCGTGGACGACTCGATCGTCCGCGGCAACACCCAGCGGGCCCTGGTCAAGATGCTTCGCGAGGCAGGAGCGGCCGAGGTCCACATCCGGATCTCGTCCCCGCCGGTGAAGTGGCCCTGCTTCTTCGGGATCGACTTCGCGACCCGCGCGGAGCTCATCGCCAACGGCATGACGATCGACGAGATCGGCACCTCGCTCGGGGCCGACTCCCTGTCGTACATCTCCATCGACGGCATGATCGAGGCGACCACGATCGCCAAGCCGAACCTCTGCCGTGCCTGCTTCGACGGCGAGTACCCGATGGAGCTGCCCGACCCCGAGCTGCTCGGCAAGCAGCTTCTGGAGACCGAGCTGGCGGGCGGCTCCGACGCCGCCGACGCGCTCCGTCGTCCGTGA
- the purM gene encoding phosphoribosylformylglycinamidine cyclo-ligase has translation MSAESSERAPHAGTGASYAAAGVDIEAGDRAVELMKEWVKKTQRPEVAGLGGLGGFAGLFDASALKRYERPLLASATDGVGTKVDIARQMGVYDTIGHDLVAMVMDDIVVCGAEPLFMTDYICVGKVHPERVAGIVKGIAEGCVLAGTALVGGETAEHPGLLGPDDFDVAGAGTGVVEADRLLGPERIRKGDAVIAMASSGLHSNGYSLVRHVLFDRAKMSLEQQVEELGRTLGEELLEPTKIYSLDCLALTRTTEVHAFSHITGGGLANNLARVFPDSLHAVVDRSTWTPGAVFDLVGKAGQVEQLELEKTLNMGVGMMAVVPQESVDVALTTLADRGVDAWVAGTVVDRDSDRHTGAELIGTYA, from the coding sequence ATGTCTGCTGAATCTTCCGAGCGTGCTCCGCACGCGGGCACCGGTGCCAGCTACGCGGCAGCGGGCGTCGACATCGAGGCGGGCGACCGCGCGGTGGAGCTGATGAAGGAGTGGGTGAAGAAGACGCAGCGCCCCGAGGTCGCCGGCCTCGGCGGCCTCGGCGGTTTCGCCGGCCTCTTCGACGCCTCCGCCCTCAAGCGTTACGAGCGTCCGCTGCTCGCCTCCGCCACCGACGGCGTCGGCACCAAGGTCGACATCGCCCGCCAGATGGGTGTCTACGACACGATCGGCCACGACCTGGTGGCCATGGTCATGGACGACATCGTGGTCTGCGGCGCGGAGCCGCTGTTCATGACCGACTACATCTGCGTCGGCAAGGTCCACCCGGAGCGTGTGGCGGGGATCGTCAAGGGCATCGCTGAGGGCTGCGTGCTCGCCGGCACCGCGCTGGTCGGCGGCGAGACCGCGGAGCACCCCGGTCTGCTCGGCCCCGACGACTTCGATGTCGCGGGCGCCGGTACCGGTGTGGTCGAGGCGGACCGGCTGCTCGGCCCGGAACGCATCCGTAAGGGTGACGCGGTCATCGCGATGGCGTCGTCCGGGCTTCACTCCAACGGGTACTCGCTGGTCCGGCACGTGCTGTTCGACCGGGCGAAGATGTCGCTGGAACAGCAGGTCGAGGAGCTCGGCCGGACGCTGGGCGAGGAACTGCTCGAGCCCACCAAGATCTACTCGCTGGACTGCCTGGCGCTCACCCGGACCACCGAGGTGCATGCGTTCAGCCACATCACCGGCGGCGGTCTCGCGAACAACCTGGCGCGGGTCTTCCCCGACTCGCTGCACGCGGTCGTCGACCGTTCGACCTGGACCCCCGGAGCGGTGTTCGATCTTGTCGGCAAGGCCGGCCAGGTCGAGCAGCTCGAGCTGGAGAAGACCCTCAACATGGGGGTCGGCATGATGGCCGTCGTGCCGCAGGAGTCCGTCGATGTGGCGCTGACCACGCTCGCCGACCGAGGGGTCGACGCGTGGGTGGCCGGAACCGTCGTCGACCGGGACAGCGACCGGCACACCGGTGCGGAGCTGATCGGGACGTACGCGTAG
- a CDS encoding DUF3073 domain-containing protein: MGRGRAKAKQTKVARQLKYNSGGTDLSRLANELGASTSSQPPNGEPFEDDDEEDDPYAQYADLYNDDEDEDEESGPSSQQRRGA, translated from the coding sequence ATGGGGCGCGGCCGGGCCAAGGCCAAGCAGACAAAGGTCGCCCGCCAGCTGAAGTACAACAGCGGCGGGACTGACCTGTCGCGTCTGGCCAACGAGCTGGGCGCTTCGACTTCGAGTCAGCCTCCGAACGGCGAGCCGTTCGAGGACGACGACGAGGAAGACGACCCGTACGCACAGTACGCGGATCTGTACAACGACGACGAGGACGAGGACGAGGAGTCCGGTCCGTCGTCGCAACAGCGCCGCGGCGCTTGA
- a CDS encoding Glu/Leu/Phe/Val dehydrogenase dimerization domain-containing protein encodes MTDVTGANADVLHTLFRSEQGGHEQVVLCQDRASGLKAVIAIHSTALGPALGGTRFYPYASDEEAVADALNLSRGMSYKNAMAGLEHGGGKAVIIGDPEQIKSEELLLAYGRFIDSLGGRYVTACDVGTYVADMDVVARESRWVTGRSPENGGAGDSSVLTAYGVFQGMRASAAHVWGEPTLRGRKVGVAGVGKVGHHLVDHLVSDGAAVVITDVREDSVRRIRDRHPQVTAVADTATLIRTEGLDVYAPCALGGALNDATVPVLTAKVVCGAANNQLEHPGVEKDLADRGILYAPDYVVNAGGVIQVADELHGFDFDRCKAKASKIFDTTLAIFARAKEDGIPPAAAADRIAEHRMAEARGR; translated from the coding sequence GTGACCGATGTGACCGGCGCCAATGCCGACGTACTGCACACCCTGTTCCGATCGGAGCAGGGGGGCCACGAGCAAGTCGTGCTGTGCCAGGACCGCGCCAGTGGCCTGAAGGCTGTCATCGCCATCCACTCCACCGCCCTGGGCCCGGCCCTCGGCGGCACCCGCTTCTACCCGTACGCGTCCGACGAAGAGGCCGTCGCCGACGCGCTGAACCTCTCCCGGGGCATGTCGTACAAGAACGCCATGGCCGGCCTCGAGCACGGCGGTGGCAAGGCCGTGATCATCGGTGACCCCGAGCAGATCAAGTCCGAGGAACTGCTGCTGGCCTACGGCCGGTTCATCGACTCCCTCGGCGGCCGCTACGTGACCGCCTGCGACGTCGGCACCTACGTCGCCGACATGGACGTCGTCGCACGTGAGAGCCGCTGGGTGACCGGCCGCTCCCCCGAGAACGGCGGCGCCGGCGACTCGTCCGTGCTGACCGCGTACGGCGTGTTCCAGGGCATGCGCGCCTCGGCCGCGCACGTGTGGGGCGAGCCGACGCTGCGCGGCCGCAAGGTCGGCGTGGCGGGCGTCGGCAAGGTGGGCCACCACCTGGTCGACCACCTGGTCTCCGACGGGGCCGCGGTCGTGATCACGGACGTCCGTGAGGACTCGGTGCGCCGGATCCGCGACCGGCACCCCCAGGTGACCGCGGTCGCCGACACGGCCACCCTGATCCGCACCGAGGGCCTGGACGTCTACGCCCCCTGCGCGCTCGGCGGCGCCCTGAACGACGCGACCGTCCCGGTCCTGACGGCGAAGGTCGTCTGCGGCGCGGCCAACAACCAGCTCGAGCACCCGGGTGTGGAGAAGGACCTCGCGGACCGCGGCATCCTCTACGCGCCCGACTACGTGGTGAACGCCGGCGGCGTCATCCAGGTCGCCGACGAACTGCACGGCTTCGACTTCGACCGCTGCAAGGCGAAGGCGTCCAAGATCTTCGACACCACGCTGGCCATATTCGCACGTGCGAAGGAGGACGGTATTCCGCCGGCCGCCGCGGCCGACCGGATCGCCGAGCACCGCATGGCGGAGGCGCGCGGTCGCTGA
- the bldC gene encoding developmental transcriptional regulator BldC, with protein MTARTPDAEPLLTPAEVATMFRVDPKTVTRWAKAGKLTSIRTLGGHRRYREAEVRALLAGIPQQRSEA; from the coding sequence ATGACCGCTCGCACCCCTGATGCCGAGCCGCTGCTGACCCCGGCTGAGGTTGCCACCATGTTCCGCGTGGACCCGAAGACGGTTACCCGCTGGGCCAAGGCAGGCAAGCTCACGTCCATCCGCACGCTCGGAGGACATCGCCGGTACCGCGAGGCAGAGGTCCGCGCACTGCTTGCGGGTATCCCGCAGCAGCGCAGCGAGGCCTGA
- a CDS encoding DUF6274 family protein, protein MAASTARRYETRALLRAHLSAASGYRHLTRSCPICHRLLRLAMERPDEEPPGSGQAQPPATRPPAEAPKAPAAEDEGPTKE, encoded by the coding sequence ATGGCGGCGTCCACAGCACGGCGGTACGAGACCCGGGCACTGCTGCGCGCCCATCTGTCCGCCGCATCCGGCTACCGGCACCTCACAAGGTCCTGTCCCATCTGCCATCGCCTCCTGCGGCTCGCCATGGAGCGCCCCGACGAGGAGCCGCCCGGCAGCGGGCAGGCACAGCCGCCCGCCACCCGGCCGCCGGCAGAGGCGCCGAAGGCCCCGGCGGCCGAGGACGAAGGTCCCACCAAGGAGTGA